The sequence CAAAGCCTTTAAAACTGCGCAGTCATCCTCTCCAGTCATTTTCAAGTCATAAACACGTGTCGGTTAATGATGATGAAACTCCATCCACCTATTTTGCACAACGGCGGCAACAACCTTGCTAAATCGACGTCGTAACGCTAGCTAAGAATGATACGTTGTCGTTTTATATTTGTAAGTCCCTTCCTTCTCCTACGCATCTAGAATCGCATTGGTCTCGGATTCCGCATCTGGGAATGGAGCCTAGAAGACTTTTTTAAGAATTTGGTTGTCGGAAATTGAAGTTGCAACGTTTGTCTTATCTTCCTGAGGTCTTACTCTCTCATCCACCACTCAGGAATGAAACCTTTCGAACATATCATTTGGATCtgtattttttctttgaatattgCTTCCGTTTACATAAATTAGTCTCGGGATCCATTTTgactcatttaaaaaaaaaataaattattttctgtttatGTTCTTCTTGTAAAAATGCAGTCTTCGTGTTTGCATTGCAAATTTTATTGAAATCCCAGGTTGGTTTTCTTACATATTATGACaaaaatgtttgatttttaaAGGGGTTGAGGTTGGATTTGCTCCtttcgttttattttattttatttttttggctattaTTTTGATGTTCGAGTGGTTTAAGAAATGAAGCTTAATTATATTTTCGTGTAAAAAAGCATTTATCTTTGGTGggttattttaaaaatgttgtttttttagTTCTGATCCTAAAGGTTGTTCCTTGTGTTCATCTGATCTAGTTCCAAAATTGGGTTTTATGTTTAGATATGGATTGAATGCGTTTTCCATTTAGAAATTTGTATTTCAACTTTCAAGTGATCTGGTTTTTCTAACGGCTGACCATTTTCTGCTCTTATAAACTAGATAACAGCTTTTGAGGTAAACAAGGGGAAAAGACAGAAGAACATCCAATGGTAGAATGGCCTCTGAGAGAGAAAGATTTGACCTTTGCGGACCTTTGCATCTAACTTCAATCGACTGGTAAagccttcaaaaaaaaaatgaaaaagaaagatctTTACTGTTTAATTAATTTCCGGTTTGAATTCTGATggtgttttgaaaattttctgtgTATTGTTGAAGTAATGCAAGTGGCTCATGGTGAAACTAAATGGAAATGGCTTCTTTAATAGctgtttattgttgtttttatctGATATCTATAAACCTGTTATGCCAATAAGCCAATTACAATCTACCGAGATTGTTTTTACTCGACAGTGTTCATAGGATTTATAATTCCCAGACTAGGACCCGTTTCCTAATTGTCTTTTTATCCTGAATTAGTTTGGGTGATCTCAGATCCATTATTAGGATTTCGGTCTGAGCATTTGCAATTGGGCCCACTTTCTATTCTTCAGGAAACATAAGATGAAGATGTAAAACATGGCTTCTGCGTCATTgccttttttaaaaatgtagCATTTTCATTTCTGATGCATAGAGGTGATTTCCATTTTCATTTATCAGTTGGTAATGGAGATTTTTTCTGTTATTGTCTTAAAAAGATTCATGTTTTAATTGTTCatgaaaaaatgtttttaatcaaGTATCATAAACTTATGCCATTGCTCTATCCTAGTATCTAATATCAAAAAAAGATGCTGGTTGTGTTTTTCATGCTGTCAGCCGTCCTCATACGAACTTGTTGCATGAATTTCTTTTATCAAATTGACATTCTTTCTATCTATGGTTATCACAAGTCTATGTGTTCTTATTTGCAAGATGAtgagaaaataaaatcattGCCATCCCATGCAGGGAGAATATAAATCATCGAAGGACTGTGGCAGCGAGTTTGGTTCAGGGTGTCTACATTGTTGAACGGGATCGCCAGGAGAAACGTGAAGGTCCCGAGGCCCTTGCTCCTCCTTGGTGGGAGTTCTTTCATTTTAAGCTGCTTCGTTGCCTCACGGATGATACTGATTTTTCCATCTTCGGTGTGATCTACGAATTTAAACCTCCCTCATCTTTCTTGAATCACTCACTGGATGGAAGTCCAAGATATGTAATTGCTTTCCGAGGAACCTTAACAAAGCCTGGATCCTTTGCTCGGGATATCGAACTTGATCTCCACTTCATCCAGCATGGACTTCACCGCACATCTCGTTTCGAGATTGCTATGCAAGCAGTTCGGAACATGGTGGCTGCAGTAGGAGATTCAAATGTTTGGTTGGCAGGCCATTCCTTGGGGTCAGCCATGGCAATGCTTGCTGGAAAATCCATGGCCAAGACTGGCGTTTTCCTCAACTCTTTCCTCTTCAATCCCCCTTTCTTCTCCGCCCCAATAGAGAGAATCAAAGATAAGAATGTGAAGCATGGATTAAGGATAGCAAGCAGTGTTATCACAGCAGGGCTGGCTTTTGCCATGAAAGCTAAAAATCAGCAGCAGAGGAATCGATCGGAAGACCCGTTTGCAGCTCTATCCGGATGGTTCCCTAGTCTATTTGTAAACCCAGGTGATCACATTTGCTCTGAATATATTGGATATTTTGAACACAGGAAGAAGATGGAGGAGATTGGAGCAGGAGGAATTGAGAGGTTAGCAACCCAGCATTCCATTGGGGGTTTGTTGATGAATGCTATGGGGAGAGATACAGAGCCACTGCACCTCATTCCTTCAGCAAACTTGACCATTAATTCCACCCCTTGTAAGGATCTCAAAGAAGCTCATGGAATTCACCAATGGTGGAGAGACGATATGCAGTTGCTGTGCAAGCTCTACAAGtataaatgatttttatttatggtgtataatattttcttgtgactgccattttttttttttttttatgtgtagtttctttattttattttgtgtggGTCAACCTTTGATGTGGAATTTCGAACTCTATGTATTTATATCTACCCAATCATGTGCCAAGATCTTGCAACGGTAATGTTATAGAAACTTTTCCCAGATTCACTGAATTGTTGTGCAAATTAGGTCTGTAAAATTGTCGTATAGTTTTAATATGTTATGATTTTGTTGTCTTTTCGTTATAATGAAAGATCTaactaatatttttggtttttcttcttaGAAGCTACAGGAGCTGGATTTCATTATTGTGGCACCAACTCTatcaaagaaatttaaaaaaaaagaaacagacaCCCTAAGAAACCTTGTACTAAAAAGAAGTAGtgtttcttgttaattttccttttctgttttcttAATTAAAGAATAATAAGTGCAGAAAGCAAATTGgcaaaagacaaaaacaaaaatttacagTTACAGAGTTGGGTAATCGGTAATGCGGTAAAGCAGTGAAATAAATATCCAAGACTAAGTGAGCATCATCATAGTGTAAGTCAAAAAGGCAGACTCGAATCCCAAAGCCATGTCTGTACCTTCCACTGACCACTTCCCGCTTACAGTTCATCCACTCCCTCATTACAGtccccatttttcttttgttttttttttacttattcttTTGCGGTAACTCATCCATTTttcttagttaaaaaaaaaaaaacaaagaaatcctGATCTTTCTCAAAAATCGCAATGGACAAGATAACCCACAAATTCCACAAACCATCATTCACTCACTCCCTCTGCCTCTATAGGTCATTCCTGCAAACTGCAAAAAACTTCAAAAGCAATTTCCTTTCTATTATGATGCAACCCACAATCACTCTgttattgctttctttttcttctttctaacAGACACCCAAAGTCTTATCTCTCACTCACTTATTTTTCACTTGGAGTTGGTGATTGGACGGGTGTGGTGACCCACACTCTGACTCCCACTCTGActttctgtctctctctctctctctccttcaaAGTTGGCTgatcataatttaatttatattgtgATCTTTTTATTAAATCCCTGATTTATAGGATCACCGTTTGCTTCCACTTTAATTAATCTCACTCCCTTAATCTActcaaagaaaaagtaaaagcatAAAGCTTTTCCTCTCCGGCGGCCTAACTTGGTTAGCTTTTCCCTTTATTGAATGTTGAAAATCGGATACAAAATACTCACCCGAAAAATAAATGCAGCAGCTTTATTACCACTTAGATTGCAATTATATTTACAACTTAGATTGgccacaaaaaacaaaagaagcagagatttttgagagaaaattttggagGTTCAAGAACAGAATGTGAAACAAGTTGGTAGGGAAAATTCAATCGcaaaaaaagtttgaatttttacaCTTAGTTCATCAAATTGGGTTAACAAAATGAACACCCCAAGTTACacattttgccaaaaaaaaaaaactaaaaagctaaaaattacacaaaaaagttgaaaaaaaaaagaatgagaaaTTTTAGCAATGAAAACCCAACACAGATCCATCACTCACAGAAATGGCGACTTTGCACCCAGCTTTGGCATTCACATGGTGCGTGAAGATATGCAAGACCCGAATCCGACCCGCCATCTCCATCTTCGACTCAATTTCCAAAGTGGGTCCGATTCCGACCGGGtacccaccaccaccaccaccaacaccACCAACGGCTCCGTTTCCTGGGAAAGTGGGTACCGTTCCCAATCCGGGTTCGATTCCATTCCCGGCAGCTCCCATTTGCATTCCCATACCCATAGACCTTGGATCCGAAACTGGGAACGATTTCACAGCGAAAGTGGCGGCCATGTACTGGGTCTGACCCGCTTCAATTTTCCCGGCGGGTATGAACATGAATCCTACTTGACCGCCTGAGTAGATGAGCTGGAGGGTACTATCGTAGTGGCTAAAAGTTGCTCTGTTCGGGTTCCGGACGGCGACGTACTGAGAAAACGTGAAGTTGGCGGTGCCGTTAGAGACGGCGAATGATGGAAGCTGAACGGCGTTAACGGCGATTTTGGGATCTTTGGGCTTGAAGACGGTGAAGTAGACGATGAGGATGACGATGACGATGAAGATCAAGAAGATGGTGGCGACTATGCAAGAAGCGAGGTTGGTTCGGCCGGAAGGCGGTGGTCGGCGACCCTGAGGCTTGCTCATTGTTGATGCTGTTGTTGAGCTTCTTTTTGAGCTCAAACTAAAAATGGTGGTGGATGGGGGTTCTAAAGGATTgggttttgggttttgtttttatctttggAATAAAACGGTGAAGAAAAGGTGGTAAAAATGCAAAAGAAGTAGTGATTAgggaaccaaaaaatatatataaaagagtgAAAGTGagactttgtttattttttgcttttttttaatttgtttttgtttttgcttttggttGTATGCTGGGTGTGACACCGCGTGTACATAGACTTGGAGTTTTGGCCCTTGTGGGAAAGAAAAGTATCTTAGGCAAAGCACagttggaaaaaaaacaaaaaaattaaagaaatggtGGTAGGCCTATAAAAGAAATTGGGAAAGTTTTGAGGTGGCGATCTAACAAGAAATTAAGATCCAATGAGAAAGTTTTGTTTATGGTGTGTTGGCGCATATAGCAAACGATGTTGAAGTaatttggcttttatttggatttCAGATTATTGTTGTTTTGCATTATATATCATGTAATATTGTGTATAATGAGTGCCAAAAGAAGATAATCAATGAAATTGCACTTTTTGGAAATGAAGGGTTAAACTTAAATATTGTCAACTATAATTGGGTAGGAATTATAGGCACACGCAATAAGTTATATTTCTAAGGATAACCATTCAGTTGGCCAAAAAAGATATATGGATATGCTTTTGCTGAAGGCCGAAATAAGAAATAGATTAGGTTTCTTAATCTAACATGTAATTAAGCTCAACAATCTTTAGCCTCACAAATACAATATATGTACCAgtaatataaaatctaattaaaaaaaataaataaagtagcaGAGCATGTGTTAAAAGTTGAGTctaatctttcttttttgtttgtatgcttttttaaaacctttggTTTTAGGGCCGATGAATCCATATAATCATAATTGTACCAAAGTTCCCTTTGAATGATTAATgcatagaattctttttatttattattgttattattattttttcttttgattcaaAGAAAAGTCTTTTATGAATAAAAGAAATATCTCTTTGCTACTATGCGAAGGATTGTAAAGCAACATAGCTTTTAATTTAAGTTgttaagcaaataataataatgggaaATTAATTGGCCTTGATGCCAAGCTAAGTTAGTGGAAGGTGTGGACATTTACATATAAAGCTTTATAAGTCAGCATCATGGTGTACCATGCAATGAAGATGGTTGGTTACGTGGGTCTGATTTTCTTTTACAGTTTCTGCAGCTTTAGTGAATGACCAGTGGAAAAATAATCATGGTTAATAGTTGatgaggaaaataaataatataaatatatatatatatagggaaaaAAACACAGAAAAGCATACAAAATTATTGACGGTAAAAATGCTTGCTTTCTTGTTCATATTTATGCCACTGTCATAGTCCTTTCATGTGCCAAATGACCCTACAGGAGCGTACATTCCACACCTAAAATTTAATCTTGAGAAGGTCTTCACCTGGTCAATCTTCTAAGGTGAGAAACAAAGATAAACTAGTTTCAACTTgcaattattaattaactttactttttcattaccaaaaatttaaCTTTAGTTTTtagattcatcaaaaaaaaaaaaaaatttaactttagTTTTTAGGGAATAGCAAACTAATTAGtttgaaatatataataataataataataacaaaaaacaatttccaAAGAATGTtagtttaaagaaaatatactaAATTAAACAGAAAATGGGATGGGATGGAATCATGGGAGACACTTAACGTATGGCCTATGCAGTGATATGCATCATAATCTTTACCCAATAAAAACTCCATATTCAAAGTtttaaatgctaaaaaaaaattgtaattttaacaaaatgGAATTAAATGTGGggaattttttttgggtaaaaaccTATTATGGTATGGAGATGCATTATGATGCTCCCCAtcaatccatttttctttaaaaaaaataattaaaaagaaaaagaagaagaaggaagaaaaaagcatattttagGCCATTTGTAGACCAAAACCCATATAAGTCCAGCCCAAGGTTTAAAACCAGATATATGTTAACCGTACCGTGCCTTCTCTTTCCCgccaaatctctctctctctctctctctctctctctgcttctGCGAACGACGATGGCGATGAGTGTAGTTGTTTCGCTAATCTCCATTCTCGTCGCGTCCACCATTTTCTCGCAACCAAACGCAATGTCGTTTCCTCAAGAGCTCCTCAGCACCATCGGAACGGCAGTTCCACCTTCTTCTTCAACCTCTCTGTCTCCCGCAACTTCGTCCATACTCGGACCTCCATTTTCTAATACCTCTTTATCTCCGGCGACTAGTTCAGTCCCAAGAACTGCTCCTCCTCTTGTTCCGGCTTTGTTTGTCATCGGCGATTCCTCCGTTGACTGTGGAACCAACAACTTCCTCGGCACGCTTGCTCGAGCTGATCGACTCCCGTACGGTCGGGATTTCGATACCCATCGTCCCACCGGGAGGTTCTGTAATGGAAGAATTCCCGTTGACTATCTTGGcaagaatttgattttcttgatcTATTTATTGTTTATGTTCTTTGAAAATTATTGCTTGGGTGGTtggaaaatgaatgaaaatgattttttttttttttttttaaatcttggttcttgttttcttttatgtCCGTACTTGCCTTTTGGTTTGTAAATGAGAATTAGTGGAAAATGTAAAGTGAATGAGGTTTTAAGCGGTAAATGAATCGCTATTTTAGGATTCTTGAGGGATCAGAGGAAATCAATAAGTTCATGGCCGATTGTATGAATTAGTCTCTGTCTTTCTCTATCTCACTCGCTTCTAGGGCTAATTGGCAGAAATATAGAAAAGGGTTTTCTTCCCACACATTTTCTCAGCCGCCAAACAGAGTGTTTGAATTTCATGGAGGGAAAATTCAGTAGGGCTGCGTTTTCttgaacaattttcttttttcaattaattttttgattttgaaaatttgcaCTACTTGTATCTTTCTAAGATGTTATAATGTGTTTCCGGAAGCTGATTTTTTATTCCTCTTTTTTGTGTCTGTTTTGGGTTCTCCTTTAGCACTTCGTCTTGGGCTTCCTTTTGTACCAAGCTATCTTGGGCAAGCTGGAACTGTGGAAGATATGACTCATGGAGTGAATTATGCATCTGCTGGAGCTGGCGTAATATTCTCAAGTGGGTCGGAACTGGTATGCTTTTtcagttttcctttttttaccATTGAACTTTCACTGAAAAACAAGAGAAATTGTGGCAAGAAGTCTGTAGTAAAGGTAAAAAAGAAACGGAAAACCCGGAATCTTAACACATATTCCTAGTTTTCTTGGCAATCCATAGGAGTTTATGTAGTGTTAGATGGCCCTTACCATTGGACTTTCACTGAAAAACAAGAGGAATTGTGGCAGGAAGTCAAAACCCAAAATCTTGACACATATTCCTATTTTTCTTCTATTGTTTTTTTCATGTTCTCTTGACAATCCATAGGAGTTCAAGTAGAGTTAGATGGCCcttaatttcttcttttccaTCTTTCAAGGAATTCTAGAATGTCaggttttgaataatttttgcTGAGCTGAGTGATTTTAGAATCATGAATTGTAATTTTCATGTACAGGGCCAGCACATTTCCCTCACACAACAAATTCAGCAGTTTACTGATACATATCAGCAGTTTATCTTGAGCATGGGCGAGCTAGCCGCAACTGATCTTATCTCAAACTCTGTATTCTACATTTCAATTGGCATCAACGACTATATTCATTACTATCTGATTAATGTGTCTAATGTACAAGATCTGTATCTGCCATGGAGTTTCAACGAGTTCTTAGCCTCTACAATAAGGGAGGAACTCAAGGTGATTGCATAGTCTTGCTGTTTCAaacattttgtttctttatttgagTATGGATGTCTAAATTTTTCAACTGACTTGTTCAGGTTTCGATCACATTGGCATTTAAGTTTCTATGCTTGGGTTTCTTGGTGTTCCCTCTCATGTGCATCATTGAATTGGAACACTATTTGCCAGATTGCAAAAGATTATGAACATCTCATGAAGCATACATT comes from Ziziphus jujuba cultivar Dongzao chromosome 6, ASM3175591v1 and encodes:
- the LOC107429834 gene encoding GDSL esterase/lipase At4g10955, producing the protein MASERERFDLCGPLHLTSIDWENINHRRTVAASLVQGVYIVERDRQEKREGPEALAPPWWEFFHFKLLRCLTDDTDFSIFGVIYEFKPPSSFLNHSLDGSPRYVIAFRGTLTKPGSFARDIELDLHFIQHGLHRTSRFEIAMQAVRNMVAAVGDSNVWLAGHSLGSAMAMLAGKSMAKTGVFLNSFLFNPPFFSAPIERIKDKNVKHGLRIASSVITAGLAFAMKAKNQQQRNRSEDPFAALSGWFPSLFVNPGDHICSEYIGYFEHRKKMEEIGAGGIERLATQHSIGGLLMNAMGRDTEPLHLIPSANLTINSTPCKDLKEAHGIHQWWRDDMQLLCKLYKYK
- the LOC107429836 gene encoding uncharacterized protein LOC107429836, which codes for MSKPQGRRPPPSGRTNLASCIVATIFLIFIVIVILIVYFTVFKPKDPKIAVNAVQLPSFAVSNGTANFTFSQYVAVRNPNRATFSHYDSTLQLIYSGGQVGFMFIPAGKIEAGQTQYMAATFAVKSFPVSDPRSMGMGMQMGAAGNGIEPGLGTVPTFPGNGAVGGVGGGGGGYPVGIGPTLEIESKMEMAGRIRVLHIFTHHVNAKAGCKVAISVSDGSVLGFHC
- the LOC107429804 gene encoding GDSL esterase/lipase 7, producing the protein MAMSVVVSLISILVASTIFSQPNAMSFPQELLSTIGTAVPPSSSTSLSPATSSILGPPFSNTSLSPATSSVPRTAPPLVPALFVIGDSSVDCGTNNFLGTLARADRLPYGRDFDTHRPTGRFCNGRIPVDYLALRLGLPFVPSYLGQAGTVEDMTHGVNYASAGAGVIFSSGSELGQHISLTQQIQQFTDTYQQFILSMGELAATDLISNSVFYISIGINDYIHYYLINVSNVQDLYLPWSFNEFLASTIREELKNLYNLNVRRMVVVGLAPIGCAPHYLWRYRSNNGECVEEINDMVMEFNFVMRYIIDELSQGLPNSNIIFCDVFEGSMDIIKNHKRYGFNVTTDACCGLGKYNGWIMCISEEMACSNASNHIWWDQFHPTDAVNAILADNVWNGLHTNMCYPMNLEDMVT